A region of the Apium graveolens cultivar Ventura chromosome 6, ASM990537v1, whole genome shotgun sequence genome:
aacatttccagctagcaaacagccatatccctccgttaaacctttgctgttatctccaaaggtaaccactgggccagctttctcaaccacatttgatagcagggctctatctccggtcatatgtcttgacgatccgctgtcaagaatccacactaccggttgtacctgtttaatgccctcttttcttgacgatgaggtgcttgcattactagccatgagagcaagattcccaacttcttcatcttcactgtcagtatcatcccagcttcttccctttgccaggtacgccctttcagatttactcttctgattagaatcgtaagagttcttcctagcttgttttggcttcctgcattctgtggcaaagtgtcccaactcattacagttgaagcatcgaatggtgcttcgatcaaccatccctgttttatacccaccactgctggtgttagaggatgaagatccacctttcaggaatctgttgtagttggacttgtacttgaacttgggattccttttgaatctgacatttgagaatctcttgacaatcagggccattgactcatcctccaattgctccagttcttccaaggaataataatcatctcctgattgatttgtagtaggagaatcaaattctgctactatcacattatcttcaaccttggaagactgtaccattctttctgactgttgagattgttgttgatattgtggttgttgttgttgttcatcagctactagagcagtagacgtgctgaccactcttcctttcccgtaaacttccttctgctgaatctgctccaactcataagtctttaacacaccatagagcctttccaaagaaatctcactcagatctcttgcttctcttatggcagtgattctatgttcgagatgagttggcagtattaaaaggaactttttgttgacctccctgatggaatagtatttaccattaatgttcaggttgttgatcaatgcattgtacctctcaaacacttcagtgattccttctcctggattggatttaaagtattcatactcagaggttaggatttctagtttgttctccctaacttcctctgtgccttcattaataatctcaatagtttcccagatatgtttggaatctttacaattcatcacatgtctattcatcaggggattaagggaatctactaagattaattgaaggctagcatccagggaagcttcttctatttcagcaggagagaagtcctcaggatccttcacataagttctcgctttggtgatcaccacatcattttctattacctctggttccataaccataggaatttttggacccttcttcaacacttgcaaatatttgggattagcaacctgtaaaaacagtagcatcttcttcttccacataacataattttctttatcgaaaagtggaattttaacggttccaactttttgtgtagtcattatgaattttttgagtgaataaaaaattcaagaagtgaaagaaacacaaaagtctaggatctagatttgtacgttaatcagaaggctctgataccaattgttaggtcccaatttatttgtagaagggggggttgaatgcaaacaataccgtttagtcgaataaaatgcggaataaaattgtgaaacaaaattcaagttaaataaaacttttattaaacttgaaaggtgttacaactacggtatcggttacaagggattaatctcaaatcaattattacaaatctagaataaattcgacatgaactttttctatttttgtaattaaaagatcaaatgttaaatgcgatttgagattaagttctagggattttaatccgctagattgatacacaagaacaagataagtatttctagttgattggatttaactttacaatctagaaattgatcttgaagttgcagatgagatgaaatatttttctgctcctttttcttttgttcttgagtttttgttctgttttttcgatagtgaaataatagacttctgctcctttttatcaaacagccgaatgtaaacatgtactggcatgacaatctctttggccagcaagactttcggtatgacaaaatttataactagcaagacaattaaaatgagctagcaagactttcggtatgactattgattgtcataccgattgtcatattagttcaaataaattgtcttgctgaattaataacagattttaatctaaacagaaattctaataagacaattaaatgtattggcatgactttcggtatgactatcaattgtcataccgattgtcatactagttcaaatgaattgtcttgctgaatttaagcagattttaaaccaattaaaatcttgtaaatccttaatattaattctaaattaattaatcaatttaattcaattaatcaataaattaatctttgcagatataatttattttcttaattaaattatatgacttaattaattaatagagaattaatactaaccctgagcagcatccatttttctgacaatcttctgaaagtcactgagacttatgaatcaattccgccacttcaatgctgacactcgatgtactgtctggttcatgagtgactaacttccgtgacgtttcttcatgtcttgactttgatattctgattgaatccttgtaataaatgataccctgacgagatctctgtcacttgattaaatccacgatcttgatttatatcactgaggcatgatcaaattcttgaacttcttccagtgaatcttcaagtctgcagatgaacaatgtttatttattctttgacagatgttactttgtgagatctctctgatgatagatccactatttacttattacattcttatttgagttgagttaaatactcgaataaacgagtaggctatgacatatgcctttcaagaaccttttctggaaaatcttctctctTTTCTGAAGTTCTTTTaaaccatcttcttgaagcttttaaccagtggggcagccatttgatccatatcttcattgcTGTTATGATCACtctcagtatctgattcagtatcaatatttgaatcatcatcagaatttgatgattcagtatccgACTTtacaatcatggctttccctttggagtagcttttcctcctagctttctcctttggcttctcttcaaccttgagtgcaactggtctagcttttgatcctttcctcttgcttctttgctccatctctagttcatgagttttcagaacttcATAGATCTTATCTAGAGGTGTGttgtcaagttgatagttatcccttattgatgtgactttaaagtcccacttttcagggagagcaagtaggaacttcaagtttgagtcctccaaatcatattctttgttgacaagggataagtcattcaacaacttctgaaatctgtcatagatctcagttaaggacttattgtcccttgagtcaaagtgctcgtattcttgagtaagtactgtcctcctgttcttcttgatagtagttgtaccttgacactttacttctaaagcatcccatatctcttttgttgtcttacatccaataactctattggacataaAACTATCAAGACTGCTATGCAAGATTTttctgaccttagcatccttcatgatagatgagatatcttcaggagagtagtcattcctgtctttgtctatcatcttctctggttctcctgcaagcgaaacaactaccttcattggtctatgaggaccatcatttatcctgttcagatattcaggacTTATGGCTTTCAAGCACATGGTCATCCTGACTTTCcatattggatattcatgtatcttcaagataggcaccttgattgcttcatacatactcatgttgctgcttatctgtgatgtggctgggggttgtggcttcagattctgtgtttcttcttctttgtctgacatggttgattaattttcagattttaaactgtttgtacgttaacagcaagctctgataccaattgttaggcccttaaaCAACTGTAGGGGGTGAATAAAGTTAATACAATCTATTCGACAAagtttcaacagaatcaacagtttatatattaactaataaaaacttactacaaacgtactctcttgaaaggatgaacaaatattcttgagagctcctaggttatgcgaaagatataacaatgtcgcaatgcttatagcatgaaactaatatgtgctttatatagagtacagctacacaatgtataagaaatcttattctattaacaacaagaaaacctatacaattgcttctgagataaagtcatTCACCGCCTTAAGTTCATGTTTcattttccttatcgaagatcaactgatgtgacaaatactgatttcattattatccgttgacatcatcatccgttgacaattgacatcatcatcattcgttgatataagttctgaaGTGAACTTTTGATAGTTTCTTGATAttatcaattgctcctaacattAGTATTGACACTAATTAATCTAAAAATCTGGTCATATCAAGAAttgtaaataatttttttgaaaattattatgCATGAGTATAATTCTATTATGAAAAATAAactataattaaaataatattttttgatttatagaaaaatagatcataacaaataaaatataaatataaaaaatatggACATATATGGCATTGTGTGAGAGGCCAAAAAGAGGTGAAATTATCGATTCATGTTGATATGCTGAGGTGGAAGGGACTAAAGTCATGGGCCATATATAGCCAATCGATCAAGAATGACTATTTTTTTAGCCAAGGGCGTCAATGGCCGATTGGATAAGAGAAATTATAAGGGAGTGACTATTTTTGATATTGTTTATCTTCCAGATTGTTCATCTACCGTTCATCTACCAGCTGTAGGATTTAGCTAAGAGTTCGGAAgtattggagatgctctaagtTTTTGAGATTTCCCCACGTTAGATATGATAATTTAATGTAATGTATTGTATTACATATTCATCGGATAActgtgtaattaattattttggAAAAAAATAGAGAAAAAAACGTAATCAGATATTCTGACAGGTGGACACAAGGACACGTCTTGTCTGAAAGCACTAGCTACTCTAATGGACCACCGACAGATATGAAAAAAATGGCATTAATTTTGTATCGTTTGCTTTTTAATCTTTCAGTGATAATTTTTATGGTTACAAGTGATTCAGAATGAAATACGTCATTCACAagaaataattatcgtatcatAATTAGGCTGCTTCCATTTTTATGATCAGACTTCCGGTTTCTATACTTTATTTTTTCTGATTACTTAAAGAATAGAAATATTAAAACCTTTAGccagttgttgttcatcagcaGGGATACTAATTGTGTtaaaacatgcatatatataccttattttattttattttttgaaatTGCTTAATAGATAATATGAAAATGTTATATATGTCAATTAAAATAGATGAATTTAATTGATTAAACATGCATACGAACAACCACCACAAAGATTTTCCAGCTGGGACTTCCTTGCGACAGTTGTTAAGAACGTCCAAGCTAAGAGCGATAGGAACATTTAAGTTAATTCCGAGAATGTTTGCTCTAATGGCAGTGCATAGACAAAGAGCAGCCTTCGAAGAAATTAACTGCAGCATGGCACATACTCCTTACTTCCAAGACTGTTAACATCATGAATACAGTTAACATATATTCCAAGACTGTTGCATATTTAGTTCGTAAGGATTAGGGAAGTGGTGTGCTGATGCGTGTTATATTACTATTGGTAGCTCGCGCGTTGCTTGGCTATAACTGCAACATAAAAAGTATATTCAATATTAGAAAATCATATAACAAAAACTGAGTACTCTAACAAATGTATAGATACACATATTATACAATAAAGATGTTAATGGCCAAACATTCAGGTGATCCGGGTCAAAAATGTTAGACAACGAATAGGGGCGCACAATTAAATATATATCAATAGAATGTATAATGCAAATTTATTTATAGACGTGCAAGGGTGTTTCTTAATAATCATTGCAAATTCTAATTAGTACGTATCCCggaaaatcaaaaaattaaattgTTCTATAAACCAACCCACGAGGCTTCTGTCCCTAAAGACAACCTTATAAATATGTGCTCTAAATCAGCCAAAAACATAAGCAGTTCTTTCTTGTATAGCAGTTTCAGTCACTAATTTTATTAGAAATGGATACCAAGAATAATGTAGCAGTAACCCTGTCTCTCTCTGTGAACCTTCTCTTCTTTATTCTAGTCAGTGCATGTGATACAAATCCTAGTCCTAATATACCAAAGCCACCTACAACTCCTGCAGTACCATCTCTTCCTACTCCCACAATACCAGCTCCTCTTACTCCAACTTCAACTGATAATTCCAACAAAAAATGCTCACTGGATACATTGAAATTAGGTGTATGTGTAAATGTGCTTAACTTGGTTGATGTAGTTGTTGGATCTCCTCCAACGCTTCCATGTTGCAGTCTCATCCGAGGCCTTGTTGATCTTGAGGCTGCTCTTTGTCTCTGCACTGCCATTAGGGCCAATGTTTTGGGTATTAACCTCAATGTTCCAGTTGCGCTCAGCTTGGTTCTCAATAATTGTGGCAAGGAAGTTCCAAATGGTTTCGAGTGTTTCTAATTAAGATCATATGGGCTCATGCATGATGGGGTTGTTTACTTGTTTGAAATTGCATTGTTTAAATTTCTATGATTTCTATTTTTAATTTTGTCACTTTATTGCAGCTTATACCTTAATTCTTTGTCAATGTAATGATGTAATCTATGTATACTTACTGTGTCATTGTTTTATGTAAAatctattattatattatattgttAAGATATAAGTGATCAATTGGATTTTTTAGATTTCAAAAGTTACCAAAGTTTCGGGTATACAAttggaatttttaaaatatttattaaattctGTGTATTTACCAAagaatttaaataatttttttaaatttgataatattAATTCAGATTTAAAATATTGGGAGTCTTGAAACTGGATTCAAATATACCTTTTTAATCTAAAAATATTTGGTATTATAAACTATCTATTAAATATGATGGTTTAGATATTCTAAAAATTCATAAATTTTGTTGAATTTCATGATGCATTAAAAACTTTTTAAAATCTCAACTAAAAGAGTATACAATTGAAAATTTGAAAGATATTTCCTGGCTGATAATACTCGATGTGTTATCAAAGAGCATTATTGATTTGAATTCTATACAGAGTTGGGCAGACTTGATTTGAAATCAGTACACTCTACGCAGGGGTTGTTTAGTGAGTAAAGTGACGAGGGATTAATAAGAAATTGGGTCACGGTGATATTGTGATATAGGGTTGATGTATGATAAATATCTTGAGGGgtgaaataaatatatttaattaaaatatttttaattttttaatttttattaattttaaaaagtaataTTATTTGAAAAGTaatataattttgatttattaatttaactttgtattaaatatttaaataaaattgtatataaaatgaaaaatatatttgatttaattatatttatattcataTCCCCATTAAGTATAAAAACTCATGGAGATTTGAGGCGGAGGATCAAATTTTAGAGCAAAACATGGGTATGTGTTTGAAATAACATAAACTCATATTTATATCTAAAAAATCTGAACCAAATTACccatattttttatgattttagtAGAATCCTTCAAGAtcttatttaaaaatatataaaaaattctAGCAAATTTGTCAAAATGTATCATTTATAGAATGAAAAAATTCATGATTTTTTAAATACTATAAAAATTTAAAGGATAATTCGAAGTTGCATAATCAGGCAGTGATGGTACGGATAAATTACTTGCCCTGACAAGTGACAAGAGAAGATTGAGTGAGGGAAGAAGGGTTAACAAAGTAGTCTTCTTGAATTTCTATTTCAAAAGCACCCTCTTGTACCATTCCTCAATAAAAACAATGTTATAtatttcaataaataaaatatcttcaaatttatttttaaattatactTGTATATAAATAATTTGATAATTTTGATTGCTCACTATTGAAATAAATTTTGTTCAGAAAGGTGTCAAAAATATAacagaaataataataataataatatattaatataattgATAATAAGTTGGAAATATTGACAAAATTGGTTTAGTATACCTTTGAAGATGCTCTTAGGTACTCAAATTTTACAAAAGAGTAATTTCATAGATATCAAAAAATTGTTATCAAATTATGAGACATTAATAATTTCATTGATGTTATTGGTGTAGATATAAAAATATCACACACttgattttattattattttatgaaAATTTTGTACCTTAATTATTTCTCTTTCACAAGATTAAGGGTGTGTTTGGTATTACTGTTTTAGCTGGCAATACCCTTTTTCCTGAAAGGTTGCTAAAAAATTGTTTTATAAAAAAGTGTTTTTACAGTAATACAAAAGTAAGGCACCCATATTTTTCATAAAGTTACTTTTCAGTTTTGACCATCAAACCTCATGAAAAgcattattttttatatttttttataccaaaacatatatataaattaaaaatattaccAAATAATTATCTGattttttaaaaagtatttttttCACAAACACTTATTTCAATAGCACaacaatttttaataaaaatctcAAATAGAGCCTAAGTTGATATTCCTGCCATATCAGGTTTTTacaacatttttttaaaatttaacttggttaaaaatattattttaagttTATACTGAACTATAAATTAGAGGCCCGATTGTTGTTGTTTGCAAGTTTCTCACAAATTAGAGGCCCGATTGATTTTGTAGCTAACTATAATTgtacatatatttttttttcttttgccGAGCAGAGGGAGGAGCTGAATCCTCGACCTTTGGGCTTTGAATAAGAAGTCAAGAGCTCGGTCATTCCATCAGCCCTTTGTTCGGCTCGAGAAGTACATACTTGTAGGCTAGCGATAATCATGCAGATTTTTGCATAATTGATAATACTGTGCGGATTTCTAGAAAATGTTAAAAAGATTTGGGATCAGCTATGAGCTATATATGTTCCAACAGGAAAGGAAAGCACGTCCTATCTAGAGTGTAAATTTGCCTAGGATTATTTTTTTCATGAATGGAATATTTTCCGTTGGACAGCCTCTATAAGTTCCTTTTCAGATCTGATTGTAGTCAAAATAATATTGTCAGGGAAGCGGACTTCACATGCACTAGTATATTCATCAAATGTATACTGCATGTATATTATTTGAGACGTGCTAGGGTGTAACTTAAATAATCCTAGCAAAATCTCAGGATCCCagaaaatcaaaaaattaaataGTTCTAGAAACCAATCCACAAGTCTCCTGTTCCCTTAACTACAACCTTATAAGTCTGTGTTCTAAACTAGCTAAACACACATGCAATCAGAAAAAAACATTAGCAGTTCTTCTTATATAGCATTTTCAGTCATTAATTTAAATTAGTAATGGATACCAAGAACAATGTAGCAGTAACCCTTTTTCTCTCTGTTAACCTTCTCTTCTTGATCCTGATCAGTGCATGTGACACAAACCTTAGTCCTAATATACCGAAGCCAGCTTCTACTCCCGCAGTACCATCTCTTCCTACTCCCACAATACCGGCTCCTCGTACGCCTAGTACAACCCCAACTTATTCCAACAAAAAATGCCCACAGGATGCATTGAAATTAGGTGTTTGTGTAAATGTGCTTAACTTGGTTGATGTGGTTGTCGGATCTCCGCCAACGCTTCCATGCTGCAGTCTCATCCAAGGCCTTGTTGATCTTGAGGCTGCTCTCTGTCTCTGCACTGCCATTAGGGCCAATATTTTGGGTATTAACCTAAATGTTCCTGTTGCGCTCAGCTTGGTTCTCAATAATTGTGGCAGGGAAGTTCCAAATGGTTTCGCGTGTTTCTAAATATCAGATGGTCTCATCCATTACGGGGTTGTTTTACTTGTTTGACATTGTATTGTTAGTTCttcattcatttttatttttaattttgtcaCTCGAGTTGCATCTTAATTATAATTATTCTTGGTGTCAGGAATGATCGAATCCGtctattcttcttcttttttttttgaaatggGGAGATATATTAAAATCCGTGTATTCTTCTGTTCATCTGTTGTCATATTGAAAAAATACAAAGTATCAAATTTTTTAGCTAAGTGATTCTTGATTATGCATGATGATTCATAGGTGTTTTATTTTATACATATAGATATAGAGGAAAGTGATTGTCGAATTCGAACTTCAACTTCAATTTTTACCGAGTTAAATTTTTGTTTCTATAGTGTCAAAATAAGTAAAAAATATCATTCGCAGACATGTTCATGAATGCTCGCGTACACGTTTCAACGGTAAATTTTGCAAGACTAAGATGATCTCAAAAATGGTAAACGAGGAatattttgtaattatattttctttttgcTGCATGAATATTTGGTAATTTAATttacttgtaaaatggattattCATTAAATTAATGTTTGCGACATTCTCCTCAATTAAATCGTTGCGGTGTCAAGTTATTTACCTATTTTCCTCTATATTTTCATTCGTTTTAATTTCTACTGAAACCCGCTAAGACTCCCGCTATTCTACGTAAGAACCCGTTCATTTGATTTATATACTATTATTTTTTGTGTTTAACATATATTATATTgttattatttttttcaaaatattttgtGCTAAATTTGTTCAACATCTTTCCGTAATATAATGTTTTCATCTTTTCCAAAAAGTCTTTGTTCTAAATAATTTCTTTCTTACCTTGTTTTAACGTAGGTAAATGCATTTTCTtggtttttttgatttttttttcaaatttttgcattttaaaaatattttgtaTATTTTAAAATGTAACTGACTTTTTCCGGAAATTGAGCTAAACACAAAAGTAAACTATTAATCTTAATTAACAAACACATCCTAAAATACTTAATATTTAAAACAGGGGAAAACAAATACAATGGTAGTTATGATTAGATGTAGTACATAacatgttaggaaatgaatagCACAAGAGGAGGTGGATGTGTTTTACGgcttttcttgaattttttatggttgaacaaagtaaattaaattctgtagtgaaagtgtgttcatgcagaaaataaatttgcaagaataaagaacacagatcttcaaaactcacttaattttatattaaatttaagaatgttttactataaaatttctaggctctttgttgataaagagcttagcttcttcttgagagtgttacaagattttctatttAAATTGTTACTCTGActtaaggaccagtgttaactttataatttag
Encoded here:
- the LOC141664744 gene encoding 14 kDa proline-rich protein DC2.15-like, producing MDTKNNVAVTLSLSVNLLFFILVSACDTNPSPNIPKPPTTPAVPSLPTPTIPAPLTPTSTDNSNKKCSLDTLKLGVCVNVLNLVDVVVGSPPTLPCCSLIRGLVDLEAALCLCTAIRANVLGINLNVPVALSLVLNNCGKEVPNGFECF
- the LOC141664745 gene encoding 14 kDa proline-rich protein DC2.15-like translates to MDTKNNVAVTLFLSVNLLFLILISACDTNLSPNIPKPASTPAVPSLPTPTIPAPRTPSTTPTYSNKKCPQDALKLGVCVNVLNLVDVVVGSPPTLPCCSLIQGLVDLEAALCLCTAIRANILGINLNVPVALSLVLNNCGREVPNGFACF